A single window of Culicoides brevitarsis isolate CSIRO-B50_1 chromosome 3, AGI_CSIRO_Cbre_v1, whole genome shotgun sequence DNA harbors:
- the LOC134833804 gene encoding cyclic AMP response element-binding protein B, with protein sequence MTSIVEENGSSAIDNLAPPESMGAPGQNNNNNNNNHSPHPHLPPPQALHAAQQGHSPVPSSAVLAASANIVQIIPTQHQQQTSSHQTHSVIQPNQQSVIQAAGNLQSMTLPKSVLLVSKPNSVIHTTTQGALQAIQIKQEQSMAGNMMHDTNSDDDSMTDDESPKKRRDLLVRRPSYRKILNELGSAEMSAGTLMQYTQGQDGQAIFVPVNIGNNTGVPEDQSRAKREMRLQKNREAARECRRKKKEYIKCLENRVAVLENQNKALIDELKSLKELYCQSKSE encoded by the exons ATGACGTCTATAGTTGAGGAAAATGGCTCGTCAGCTATAGATAATTTGGCGCCGCCCGAATCTATGGGAGCGCCCGgtcaaaataacaacaacaacaacaataaccaTTCGCCGCATCCGCATTTGCCGCCGCCGCAAGCGCTTCATGCCGCGCAACAAGGTCATTCGCCGGTGCCATCATCCGCAGTTCTCGCAGCATCTGCAAACATTGTACAAATTATACCAAcacaacatcaacaacaaacgTCCAGTCATCAG ACACATTCTGTCATTCAACCAAATCAACAGTCGGTCATCCAAGCTGCTGGAAATCTGCAATCGATGACTTTACCTAAAAGTGTATTATTAGTTAGCAAACCCAATTCAGTCATACATACGACAACGCAAGGCGCATTGCAAGCGATTCag atcAAACAAGAACAAAGTATGGCGGGAAATATGATGCATGACACAAACAGCGACGACGACAGTATGACAGACGATGAATCGCCAAAGAAGCGACGAGATTTATTAGTTAGGCGTCCATCgtatcggaaaatcttgaatgaGCTTGGAAGTGCGGAAATGA gcgcAGGAACTTTAATGCAGTACACCCAAGGCCAAGATGGTCAAGCGATTTTCGTACCTG TGAATATTGGCAACAACACGGGAGTTCCGGAGGACCAATCACGTGCAAAGCGCGAAATGCGATTACAGAAAAATCGTGAAGCGGCACGCGAATGTCGACGCAAGAAGAAGGAGTATATAAAGTGCCTCGAAAATAGAGTAGCTGTCCTAGAGAATCAAAACAAGGCGCTTATCGATGAATTAAAGTCGCTCAAGGAGCTTTATTGTCAGTCAAAGAGCGAATGA
- the LOC134834339 gene encoding allantoinase, whose translation MEVLYSSRRVLLEDNDGTFRLTDAGILVSQETGKILRVLETQEEINSLLMSSRGLNVVDYGNLMILPGLIDSHVHINEPGRTDWEGFETATKAALAGGFTTIVDMPLNSIPPTTTLGNLKTKIEVARQKIYTNCGFWGGVIPGNDKNLQEMIRHGVVGFKCFMCPSGVDEFPHVTLPDLELAMEKLKGYETVLAFHAEVDNSCCGGSNSADPDPKKYETYLKSRPDQMEIEAIQTVCDLSKKHDVNCHIVHLSTALALPTIRQAKLDGIKLTVETCHHYLALNSETVPDASTEFKCAPPIRTKDNQTQLWQALRDKTLDMVVSDHSPSTPGMKLLIYGNKNRGNFLDAWGGISSVQFGLSLFWTNCQMYNFDITDAVRLLCKAPAKLCGFDKTKSRIAVGFDADFCIFDENQTFQVSQEIIQFKNKATPYMGMQLRGVVHATILGGIVAFDKGIVQGGPKGKILLRNGREERMKKRAIPV comes from the exons ATGGAGGTTTTATACTCAAGTCGTCGTGTCTTACTCGAAGATAATGACGGGACCTTTCGCCTAACTGACGCTGGCATCTTAGTTTCGCAAGAAACCGGCAAAATTTTACGTGTACTCGAGACGcaagaagaaattaattcGCTTTTGATGTCGAGTCGCGGCTTAAATGTCGTCGATTAtggaaatttgatgattttaccGGGACTTATTGACAGTCACGTGCACATTAATGAACCGGGACGCACAGATTGGGAAGGATTCGAGACAGCGACGAAAGCTGCGCTTGCCGGCGGATTCACAACAATCGTTGATATGCcttt AAATTCCATTCCCCCAACCACAACGttgggaaatttaaaaaccaaaattgaAGTGGCCAGAcagaaaatttacacaaattgCGGGTTTTGGGGTGGCGTGATACCCGgtaacgataaaaatttgcaggAAATGATTCGACATGGCGTCGTGGGATTCAAATGTTTCATGTGCCCGAGTGGCGTCGATGAATTTCCGCATGTGACATTGCCGGATTTGGAATTGGCAATGGAGAAACTTAAGGGATATGAAACTGTTCTTGCA ttCCATGCTGAAGTTGATAACTCGTGTTGCGGCGGAAGCAATTCTGCGGATCCTGATCCTAAGAAATATGAAACTTATTTGAAATCGAGACCGGATCAGATGGAAATTGAGGCGATTCAGACAGTTTGTGATTTGTCGAAGAAACATGA tGTCAACTGTCACATCGTGCATTTGTCGACGGCTCTCGCTCTTCCCACAATTCGTCAAGCAAAGTTGGATGGCATCAAACTCACCGTCGAAACATGTCATCACTACTTGGCACTCAACTCCGAAACCGTACCTGACGCCTCCACAGAATTCAAATGCGCGCCTCCGATCCGCACGAAGGACAACCAAACACAATTATGGCAAGCACTGCGCGACAAAACACTCGACATGGTCGTTTCCGATCACTCGCCCAGCACGCCAGGCATGAAACTCCTCATTTACGGCAACAAAAATCGCGGAAATTTCCTCGACGCATGGGGCGGCATCAGTTCCGTGCAATTTGGCCTCTCACTTTTTTGGACCAATTGTCAAATgtataattttgatataaCGGATGCGGTGCGATTGTTGTGCAAGGCGCCCGCAAAGCTCTGTGGCTTTGATAAGACTAAATCACGGATTGCGGTTGGCTTCGATGcggatttttgtatttttgatgaGAATCAAACGTTTCAAGTGTCGCAAGAGATTATTCAGTTCAAAAATAAGGCGACCCCGTATATGGGAATGCAATTGCGCGGTGTTGTGCATGCGACGATTTTGGGCGGGATTGTCGCTTTTGACAAGGGAATTGTACAAGGAGGCCCGAAAGGCAAAATTTTACTGAGAAATGGGCGAGAAGAGAGAATGAAGAAACGTGCGATTCccgtttaa
- the LOC134834090 gene encoding BTB/POZ domain-containing protein KCTD3, producing MASFAANNIINLNVGGQRFSTSTSTLTWCPDSFFSALLSGRIPSLRDENNAIFIDRDPKLFSIILNYLRTKEIDLKDTDLTILRHEAEFYNISPLVKRLMLCEEMDESSCGDVLFYGYLQAVQPPASEKGMEKRKETAAAKSETNVKETTSKETSTVTASVSTSVLNTVAGSLSTSRMGPGQMVRIDGTRHSGHSRNSSWDLRVSYNGNSRKCSDIVRHSRNSSADFNKYRADLTGFLAGSSQETPETLSDPDPIQNQIKVQIIKGHHNCVAIAYAHHVACYCIKDNFGWQLIFTSPYIEAPIDRITINAKVNLGNSDQQPNKMIAISCDNQIRLWGIAENGAKMDIGTFDLFVRVEYLFFINTQLVALSSTGKIGVWHALTQHFQIQDLGSSILSFDFAGSFLLLGSNNGKIYYIDMQKFPLRMKDNDLLVTELYKDPSNDEITAISVYLTPKTNSLQGNWIEIAYGTKSGSVRVIVQHPETVGHGPQLFQTFTVHTNAVTKVTLSEKFLISVCSELHVRTWRVTRFRGMISTQPGSTPEASFKVVSLEATETCYSYMAGNDFGPFGDQDDEHIFLHKIIPDTEQMYIRLASNGNRICVIKSVDGTSITCFCVHECEGSSRLGSRPRRFVLTGHSNGNIQIWDLTSALELAAKGELVQQNTGGPTKHELIRLLDQCDLVFLN from the exons ATGGCATCTTTCGCAGCAAACAACATCATCAATTTGAATGTTGGAGGTCAACG ATTTTCCACATCCACATCTACGTTAACATGGTGTCCCGATTCCTTCTTTTCCGCCCTCCTCAGTGGTCGTATTCCGAGTTTACGCGACGAAAATAACGCAATTTTCATCGATCGCGATCCCAAATTGTTCTCGATAATCTTGAATTATCTCCGTACGAAGGAAATTGACTTGAAAGACACGGATTTGACAATTTTGCGACACGAAGCGGAATTTTACAACATTTCGCCGCTCGTGAAGCGTCTCATGTTGTGCGAGGAAATGGATGAGTCGTCGTGCGGTGATGTGCTGTTCTACGGATATTTGCAGGCAGTGCAACCGCCAGCATCGGAAAAGGGCATGGAGAAGAGAAAAGAGACTGCAGCAGCGAAATCCGAGACAAATGTCAAGGAAACGACGTCGAAGGAGACATCGACGGTGACTGCGAGTGTGAGTACGTCAGTATTGAATACAGTGGCAGGCAGTTTGAGTACGAGTCGAATGGG tcCCGGTCAAATGGTTCGCATCGATGGAACCCGCCATTCGGGTCATTCGCGAAACTCTTCGTGGGATCTGCGAGTCTCTTACAACGGAAATTCCCGCAAATGCAGTGACATTGTGCGTCACAGTCGCAATTCCTCCGCCGATTTCAACAAATATCGCGCAGATTTGACGGGATTTCTCGCGGGAAGTTCTCAAGAAACTCCCGAAACGCTTTCCGATCCCGACCCGattcaaaatcaaatcaaagttCAAATCATCAAAGGACATCACAACTGTGTGGCAATCGCGTATGCGCATCACGTCGCCTGTTACTGCATCAAAGACAACTTTGGATGGCAACTCATTTTCACATCGCCCTACATCGAGGCTCCCATAGACCGTATCACGATAAATGCCAAAGTGAACCTGGGCAATTCGGATCAGCAACCCAACAAAATGATCGCCATTTCGTGCGACAATCAGATCCGACTATGGGGCATCGCagaaaatggcgccaaaatgGACATTGGCACGTTTGATCTCTTTGTGCGCGTCGAATATCTCTTTTTTATCAACACGCAGCTCGTGGCGTTGTCAAGTACGGGAAAAATTGGCGTGTGGCACGCATTAACGCAACATTTCCAGATTCAGGATTTGGGTTCGAGCATCTTGTCTTTCGATTTTGCCGGTTCCTTTTTGCTTCTGGGCTCGAATAACGGCAAAATTTACTACATCGACATGCAAAAGTTCCCGTTGCGCATGAAAGACAACGATTTGCTTGTGACAGAGTTGTACAAGGATCCCTCCAACGACGAAATTACCGCAATTTCCGTCTATCTCACGCCCAAAACGAACAGTTTGCAAGGCAACTGGATCGAAATCGCGTACGGCACAAAATCCGGATCGGTTCGAGTCATTGTGCAACATCCCGAGACCGTGGGACACGGACCGCAACTCTTCCAAACGTTCACCGTACACACGAATGCCGTCACAAAAGTGACTCTTtcggaaaaatttctcatttccgTTTGCAGCGAGTTGCATGTTCGCACGTGGCGTGTCACCCGCTTCCGTGGTATGATCAGTACACAACCCGGAAGCACGCCCGAAGCTTCTTTCAAAGTTGTGAGTCTCGAAGCGACAGAAACTTGCTACAGTTACATGGCGGGAAATGATTTCGGGCCGTTTGGCGATCAGGATGacgaacacatttttttgcacaaaattatTCCGGATACCGAACAGATGTACATCCGTTTGGCATCGAATGGCAATCGCATTTGCGTCATCAAGTCGGTCGATGGCACCTCAATTACGTGTTTTTGTGTGCACGAGTGCGAAGGTAGCTCGAGATTGGGATCGAGACCGCGCAGATTTGTGCTTACGGGACACAGCAACGGAAATATTCAGATTTGGGATCTCACGTCGGCTCTTGAATTGGCGGCAAAGGGAGAATTAGTGCAACAAAATACCGGAGGACCGACGAAACACGAGTTGATCCGATTACTCGACCAATGTGATTTGgtctttttgaattaa